TCGTGACAGGCTCGAACTGTCGACCCTCTGATTAAAAGTCAGATGCTCTACCGACTGAGCTAACGACTCAAGATGGAGGATACAGGGCTCGAACCTGTGACCCTCTGCTTGTAAGGCAGACGCTCTCCCAACTGAGCTAATCCTCCATATTTGCACGGCAACGACCTATCCTCGCAGGGGGCGATCCCCCAACTACTATCGGCGCTAAGAAGCTTAACTTCTGTGTTCGACATGGGAACAGGTGTATCCTTCTTGCCATCATCACCGCACTCTTTTACTTGAGAAAACTTTGTTCTCTCAAAACTAGCTAATATTTCTCTTCCTTAATCAACTACCGTCCGCATTTCTTTCTTTGGTTAAGTCCTCGACCGATTAGTTTTGGTCCGCTCCATACATCACTGTACTTCCACTTCCAACCTATCTACCTGATCTTCTCTCAGGGGTCTTACTTCCCGAAGGAATGGGAAATCTTATCTCGAGGTGAGTTTCGCACTTAGATGCTTTCAGCGTTTATCTCATCCACACATAGCTACCCAGCGATGCTCCTGGCGGAACAACTGGTACACCAGCGGTGTGTCCATCCCGGTCCTCTCGTACTAAGGACAGATCCTCTCAAATTTCCTACGCCCGCGACGGATAGGGACCGAACTGTCTCACGACGTTCTGAACCCAGCTCGCGTACCGCTTTAATGGGCGAACAGCCCAACCCTTGGGACCGACTACAGCCCCAGGATGCGATGAGCCGACATCGAGGTGCCAAACCTCCCCGTCGATGTGGACTCTTGGGGGAGATAAGCCTGTTATCCCCAGGGTAGCTTTTATCCGTTGAGCGATGGCCCTTCCATGCGGAACCACCGGATCACTAAGCCCGACTTTCGTCCCTGCTCGACTTGTAGGTCTCGCAGTCAAGCTCCCTTGTGCCTTTACACTCTGCGAATGATTTCCAACCATTCTGAGGGAACCTTTGGGCGCCTCCGTTACCTTTTAGGAGGCGACCGCCCCAGTCAAACTGCCCACCTGACACTGTCTCCCACCACGTTTATTGGTGAGGGTTAGAGTGTTCATACAACGAGGGTAGTATCCCACCAATGCCTCCATCGAGACTAGCGTCCCGATTTCTATGGCTCCTACCTATCCTGTACAAGTTGTACAAACACCCAATATCAAGCTACAGTAAAGCTCCATGGGGTCTTTCCGTCCTGTCGCGGGTAACCCGCATCTTCACGGGTAATATAATTTCACCGAGTCTCTCGTTGAGACAGTGCCCAAATCGTTACGCCTTTCGTGCGGGTCGGAACTTACCCGACAAGGAATTTCGCTACCTTAGGACCGTTATAGTTACGGCCGCCGTTTACTGGGGCTTCAATTCTGAGCTTCGCCGAAGCTAACCCATCCTCTTAACCTTCCAGCACCGGGCAGGCGTCAGCCCCTATACGTCATCTTACGATTTTGCAGAAACCTGTGTTTTTGATAAACAGTCGTTTGGGCCTATTCACTGCGGCTGAACTTGCGTTCAGCACCCCTTCTCCCGAAGTTACGGGGTCATTTTGCCGAGTTCCTTAACGAGAGTTCTCTCGCTCACCTTAGGATTCTCTCCTCGACTACCTGTGTCGGTTTGCGGTACGGGTAGTTATTATCTAACTAGAAGCTTTTCTCGGCAGTGTGACATCAGTATCTTCGCTACTATAATTTCGCTTCCCATCACAACTCGTCCTTATAAGTAAGCATTTGACTCACTTACAAACTCGTTGCTTGGACACACATATCCATCAGTGTGCATACTTAGCCTCCTGCGTCCCTCCATCGTTCAAACAATAATAACTAGTACAGGAATCTCTACCTGTTATCCATCGCCTACGCCTCTCGGCCTCAGCTTAGGTCCCGACTAACCCTGGGAGGACGAGCCTTCCCCAGGAAACCTTAGTCATTCGGTGGACAGGATTCTCACCTGTCTTTCGCTACTCATACCGGCATTCTCACTTCTAAGCGCTCCACCAGTCCTTCCGGTCTAGCTTCTTCGCCCTTAGAACGCTCTCCTACCACGCAACCTTACGGTTGCATCCACAATTTCGGTAATATGTTTAGCCCCGGTACATTTTCGGCGCAGGGTCACTCGACTAGTGAGCTATTACGCACTCTTTAAATGGTGGCTGCTTCTGAGCCAACATCCTAGTTGTCTATGCAACTCCACATCCTTTTCCACTTAACATATATTTAGGGACCTTAATTGGTGGTCTGGGCTGTTTCCCTTTCGACTACGGATCTTATCACTCGCAGTCTGACTCCCGGATATAGATCGATGGCATTCGGAGTTTATCTGAATTCAGTAACCCTAGATGGGCCCCTAGTCCAAACAGTGCTCTACCTCCACGATCCTTTCTTTCCGAGGCTAGCCCTAAAGCTATTTCGGAGAGAACCAGCTATCTCCAAGTTCGTTTGGAATTTCTCCGCTACCCACACCTCATCTCAGCATTTTTCAACATACATGAGTTCGGTCCTCCAGTGCGTTTTACCGCACCTTCAACCTGGACATGGGTAGGTCACTTGGTTTCGGGTCTACGTCTACATACTGATACGCCCTATTCAGACTCGCTTTCGCTACGGCTCCGTCATTTCCGACTTAACCTTGCATGCAAACGTAACTCGCCGGTTCATTCTACAAAAGGCACGCTATCACCCATTAACGGGCTCTAACTACTTGTAGGCACATGGTTTCAGGAACTATTTCACTCCCCTTCCGGGGTGCTTTTCACCTTTCCCTCACGGTACTGGTTCACTATCGGTCACTAGGGAGTATTTAGCCTTGGGAGATGGTCCTCCCGGATTCCGACGGAATTTCACGTGTTCCGCCGTACTCAGGATACTGAATTGAGAGAATGTCATTTCATCTACAGGGCTTTCACCTTTTTTCGCTGATCTTCCCAAATCATTCGATTATAACATTCTTTGGTAACTCAAATATTCAGTCCTACAACCCCAAAAAGCAAGCTTCTTGGTTTGGGCTGTTCCCCGTTCGCTCGCCGCTACTTAGGGAATCGATTTTTCTTTCTCTTCCTGCAGGTACTTAGATGTTTCAGTTCCCTGCGTCTTCCTCTAACTGGTCTATGTATTCAACCAGTAGTAATAGTCGATAAAAACTATTGGGTTTCCCCATTCGGAAATCTCCGGATCATAGCTTACTTACAGCTCCCCGGAGCATATCGGAGTTAGTCCCGTCCTTCATCGGCTCCTAGTGCCAAGGCATTCACCATGCGCCCTTAATAACTTAACCTATCTTTACCTACGGTAAAGCGGTTATGAGTTTAGCGTTCAAGATTTTTCTTGTTTTAAACTCTTTAAAACGCGGTGTTCTCGGTTTGTTAATTATTTTAGAAAAATATTATCTAGTTTTCAAAGAACAAATTGAGAGTAGACCTCTCAAAACTAAACAAAGTTTCAACAATCGTGTGTAGGTTTCCGTTATATCCTTAGAAAGGAGGTGATCCAGCCGCAGGTTCTCCTACGGCTACCTTGTTACGACTTCACCCCAATCATCTGTCCCACCTTAGACGGCTGGCTCCATAAATGGTTACCTCACCGGCTTTGGGTGTTACAAACTCTCATGGTGTGACGGGCGGTGTGTACAAGGCCCGGGAACGTATTCACCGCGGCATGCTGATCCGCGATTACTAGCGATTCCGACTTCATGTAGGCGAGTTGCAGCCTACAATCCGAACTGAGAACGGCTTTAAGAGATTAGCTAAACCTCGCGGTTTCGCGACTCGTTGTACCGTCCATTGTAGCACGTGTGTAGCCCAGGTCATAAGGGGCATGATGATTTGACGTCATCCCCACCTTCCTCCGGTTTGTCACCGGCAGTCTCACTAGAGTGCCCAACTAAATGCTGGCAACTAGTAATAAGGGTTGCGCTCGTTGCGGGACTTAACCCAACATCTCACGACACGAGCTGACGACAACCATGCACCACCTGTCATTCTGTCCCCGAAGGGAACACCTAATCTCTTAGGTTGTCAGAAGATGTCAAGACCTGGTAAGGTTCTTCGCGTTGCTTCGAATTAAACCACATGCTCCACCGCTTGTGCGGGCCCCCGTCAATTCCTTTGAGTTTCAACCTTGCGGTCGTACTCCCCAGGCGGAATGCTTAATGCGTTAGCTGCAGCACCGAAGGGCGGAAACCCTCCAACACTTAGCATTCATCGTTTACGGTGTGGACTACCAGGGTATCTAATCCTGTTTGCTACCCACACTTTCGAACCTCAGCGTCAGTTACAGACCAGAGAGCCGCTTTCGCCACTGGTGTTCTTCCATATATCTACGCATTTCACCGCTACACATGGAGTTCCACTCTCCTCTTCTGCACTCAAGTCTTTCAGTTTCCAATGCATGACTTCGGTTAAGCCGAAGGCTTTCACATCAGACTTAAAAAACCGCCTGCGTTCCCTTTACGCCCAATAAATCCGGACAACGCTTGCCACCTACGTATTACCGCGGCTGCTGGCACGTAGTTAGCCGTGGCTTTCTGGTTAGATACCGTCACTGCATGAGCAGTTACTCTCACACGCGTTCTTCTCTAACAACAGAGTTTTACGATCCGAAAACCTTCTTCACTCACGCGGCGTTGCTCCATCAGACTTTCGTCCATTGTGGAAGATTCCCTACTGCTGCCTCCCGTAGGAGTTTGGGCCGTGTCTCAGTCCCAATGTGGCCGATCAACCTCTCAGTTCGGCTACGTATCATTGCCTTGGTAAGCCTTTACCTTACCAACTAGCTAATACGCCGCGGGTCCATCCAGAAGTGATAGCAAAACCATCTTTCAAACAAAAACCATGCGGTTTTTGTTATTATGCGGTATTAGCACCTGTTTCCAAGTGTTATCCCCCTCTTCTGGGCAGGTTACCCACGTGTTACTCACCCGTTCGCCACTCAAAACTTTCGTGAATGCAAGCATTCGGTGAAAGTTTTGCGTTCGACTTGCATGTATTAGGCACGCCGCCAGCGTTCGTCCTGAGCCAGGATCAAACTCTCATTTTAAAAGTTTGTGACTCTTTAATTACTTGTTTACTAGCGAATTGACTTCGCAAATGTTTGCTCTTGTACTAAACAAGAGACCCTACACATTTGATTTGTCGAAACTTTGTTCAGTTTTCAAAGGTCTACATAATTGCTTAACGTAACTATTTTATGATACTTGATTATCAGATGTTTGTCAACAACTTTTTGTTGTAAAAAGTAAAAAAATGAATAAATATCCAATAACATCCATTTTTGAAAACCAGTAACTATTTCCGATCTCACAACAATTACTGATGACCAACAAGAAATATAATATCAATTTATTCATTAATCGTCAAGTATTATTTTATTTTTTTTTCAATTCATTTTCTATATCGTGCAATCCATCGTTAATCCAGCCATTTAACCGAAGTTCTATTGGTTTAAACCCTTCATTAACTTTATAATTTGTCCAGTAATGTTTGTGCTCACATCTAATATGCTCATCAGTTATATTGACAGGTGGTTCCTTTATGCATCTTATTGATAAGCTTATTTTCCTAGTATATTCATCAATATCAATAATCATTGCCTTAACAGTTTGATTAACTTTTAGATAACGATGAATATCCGAAATAAAACCATGATGACATTCTGAAATGTGTATCAAGCCTTGCGTATGAGTATCAAGCGCAACAAAGGCCCCATATGCCTGTATTCCCGTTATCTTGCCCTCAACAATTGATCCAATTTTATATTCCATTACTGTCACCTCTTATAAAAAAACTATTCAGTAATAATCTTGTTAATTATTACATCTTCAACAGGTTTATCTTGGACACTTGCAACATTGGCAATTTCATCAACTACATCCAGTCCCGACCGTACTTGTCCAAAAACAGTATGATGATGATCCAACCATGGGGTTCCGCCTTTTTGATACTCTTCCACTATCTCAGAAGGATATCCAGCTTGTTGCATCTGCTCAATCATTTGATTAGGTAAGTTCTTATTTTGAACAATGAAAAACTGGCTTCCATTAGTATTAGGGCCAGCATTTGCCATTGACAATGCTCCTCTTAAATTGAAAAGTTCATTCGAAAATTCATCTTCAAAAGACTTATCCCAAATACTTTGACCGCCCATTCCTGTACCTGTAGGATCTCCTCCTTGAATCATAAAATCTTCTATTACTCGGTGAAAAATAACACCTTCATAATAACCTTTTTGTGC
Above is a window of Liquorilactobacillus hordei DSM 19519 DNA encoding:
- a CDS encoding CvfD/Ygs/GSP13 family RNA-binding post-transcriptional regulator; this encodes MEYKIGSIVEGKITGIQAYGAFVALDTHTQGLIHISECHHGFISDIHRYLKVNQTVKAMIIDIDEYTRKISLSIRCIKEPPVNITDEHIRCEHKHYWTNYKVNEGFKPIELRLNGWINDGLHDIENELKKK
- a CDS encoding peptidylprolyl isomerase; protein product: MFPQLEENKTNPKVTMKTNHGEIVIELFPEKAPKTVENFLKLAQKGYYEGVIFHRVIEDFMIQGGDPTGTGMGGQSIWDKSFEDEFSNELFNLRGALSMANAGPNTNGSQFFIVQNKNLPNQMIEQMQQAGYPSEIVEEYQKGGTPWLDHHHTVFGQVRSGLDVVDEIANVASVQDKPVEDVIINKIITE